A single Halarcobacter anaerophilus DNA region contains:
- the thiC gene encoding phosphomethylpyrimidine synthase ThiC, producing MRDWLDNHKDDQVRTQMHYAKKGIITPDMEYIAEVENLDPELVRSEVAKGRLIIPANVNHKHLKPMAIGMASSCKINANIGSSSLASDIQGEIEKVDVCLKHGADTIMDLSTGGDLDSIRRAVIEHSSVPIGTVPMYQILHDCKDKIEDLTIESMLAVLEKQAQQGVSYFTIHAGFLLRFMPHVAKRKMGIVSRGGSLMAAWMMHYHKENPFYDAYDDILDICRKYDVSLSLGDSLRPGCLADASDEAQLSELKVLGELTLRAWEKDVQVMIEGPGHVPLNQIERNMKLEREYCHEAPFYILGPLTTDIAAGYDHISSAIGAAVGGWHGASMLCYVTPKEHLGLPNAKDVREGIIAYKIAAHSADIARGRKGARDIDDEMSDARYAFDWNKQFELCLDPDRAKEYHDETLPQDVFKEAEFCSMCGPKFCSYKITQKIVDKHGEEMTADAV from the coding sequence ATGAGAGATTGGCTAGATAATCATAAAGATGACCAAGTACGAACACAGATGCATTATGCAAAAAAAGGTATTATAACGCCGGATATGGAATATATAGCAGAGGTTGAGAACCTTGATCCTGAACTTGTGAGAAGTGAAGTAGCAAAAGGAAGATTGATTATTCCCGCAAATGTAAATCATAAACATTTGAAACCAATGGCTATAGGTATGGCAAGTTCTTGTAAAATTAATGCGAATATCGGTTCTTCTTCTTTGGCTTCTGATATTCAAGGTGAAATTGAAAAAGTTGATGTTTGTCTAAAACATGGAGCAGATACGATTATGGATCTAAGTACGGGCGGAGATTTGGATTCTATTAGAAGAGCCGTAATTGAACACTCAAGTGTTCCCATAGGAACAGTGCCGATGTACCAAATTTTACATGATTGTAAAGATAAAATCGAAGATTTGACGATTGAAAGTATGTTGGCTGTTTTAGAAAAACAGGCTCAACAAGGAGTATCTTATTTTACCATTCATGCAGGATTTTTATTACGATTTATGCCTCATGTTGCAAAAAGAAAAATGGGAATAGTAAGCCGTGGCGGATCTTTAATGGCTGCTTGGATGATGCATTATCACAAAGAAAATCCATTTTACGATGCATATGATGATATCTTGGACATTTGTAGAAAATATGACGTATCTCTTTCTTTAGGAGATTCTTTAAGACCCGGTTGTTTAGCAGACGCTTCAGACGAGGCACAACTGTCTGAACTGAAAGTTTTAGGAGAACTTACTTTAAGAGCTTGGGAAAAAGATGTTCAGGTTATGATTGAAGGTCCAGGACATGTGCCTTTAAATCAAATTGAAAGAAATATGAAACTTGAACGTGAATATTGCCATGAAGCTCCTTTTTATATTTTAGGACCTCTAACAACAGATATTGCGGCAGGTTATGATCATATCTCTTCTGCAATAGGTGCAGCAGTAGGCGGTTGGCATGGAGCATCAATGCTTTGTTACGTAACACCTAAAGAGCATTTAGGATTACCTAATGCAAAAGATGTAAGAGAAGGAATTATTGCATATAAAATAGCTGCCCATAGTGCTGATATTGCAAGAGGAAGAAAAGGTGCAAGGGATATTGACGATGAAATGAGTGATGCACGGTATGCTTTTGACTGGAATAAACAATTTGAACTTTGTCTGGATCCTGATCGGGCAAAAGAGTATCATGATGAAACACTTCCTCAGGATGTATTTAAAGAAGCTGAATTTTGTTCAATGTGCGGACCTAAATTTTGCTCATATAAAATCACTCAAAAAATTGTAGATAAGCATGGAGAGGAGATGACAGCAGACGCTGTCTAA
- a CDS encoding HDOD domain-containing protein: protein MKKLIIEKIDSLPALPKSVLELEEFRKMPHQEPLDLLKIIEKDPLIITTVLRVANSAMFGFVSEVETPRRAISLLGVNFTISIALGTVIQNLINTNLSAYDVSTEDFIFSSNLATSLVTNWVSKISLDLKEQLLLPAFLQEVGKFVISEVIIDSGKKEDFLSRLQINKNVSSVEKEFLGYSCARITANMFKHWNLSHNLIFTIGFVEDLENCPKEYLQKVQILEIIKILCDLRNPFSEQNIQRALNKATEFAMDTKPLIQSIESIKFKLDNDL, encoded by the coding sequence ATGAAGAAACTTATTATTGAAAAGATTGATTCATTGCCGGCTCTGCCTAAGAGTGTACTTGAACTAGAAGAGTTCAGAAAAATGCCTCATCAAGAGCCTTTAGATTTACTCAAAATTATAGAGAAAGATCCTCTGATTATCACAACTGTTCTCAGAGTTGCAAATTCGGCAATGTTTGGTTTTGTAAGTGAAGTAGAAACACCTAGAAGAGCTATCTCGCTTTTAGGCGTTAATTTTACGATATCTATTGCTTTGGGAACCGTAATTCAAAATCTTATAAATACAAATTTAAGCGCTTATGACGTATCAACGGAAGATTTTATCTTTTCTTCAAATCTTGCTACTTCATTGGTTACAAATTGGGTATCTAAAATAAGTCTGGATTTAAAAGAACAGCTGCTTTTACCTGCTTTTTTACAAGAAGTGGGGAAATTCGTTATTTCGGAAGTTATTATTGACAGCGGAAAAAAAGAGGATTTTCTAAGCAGACTACAAATTAATAAAAACGTATCAAGTGTAGAAAAAGAGTTTTTGGGTTACTCTTGTGCAAGAATTACCGCAAATATGTTTAAACACTGGAATTTAAGCCATAATCTGATTTTCACCATAGGTTTTGTAGAAGATTTGGAAAACTGCCCGAAAGAGTATCTCCAAAAAGTTCAAATATTAGAAATAATAAAGATTTTATGTGATTTAAGAAACCCTTTTTCAGAACAAAATATACAAAGAGCTTTAAATAAAGCGACTGAATTTGCGATGGATACTAAACCGCTAATTCAATCAATCGAATCTATTAAATTTAAATTAGATAATGACCTTTAA